In the genome of Muntiacus reevesi chromosome 5, mMunRee1.1, whole genome shotgun sequence, one region contains:
- the MAD2L2 gene encoding mitotic spindle assembly checkpoint protein MAD2B isoform X1, producing the protein MTTLTRQDLNFGQVVADVLCEFLEVAVHLILYVREVYPVGIFQKRKKYNVPVQMSCHPELNQYIQDTLHCVKPLLEKNDVEKVVVVILDKEHRPVEKFVFEITQPPLLSISSDSLLSHVEQLLRAFILKISVCDAVLDHNPPGCTFTVLVHTREAATRNMEKIQVIKDFPWILADEQDVHMHDPRLIPLKTMTSDILKMQLYVEERAHKSS; encoded by the exons ATGACCACGCTCACTCGACAGGACCTCAACTTTGGTCAAG TGGTGGCCGATGTGCTCTGCGAGTTCCTGGAGGTGGCGGTGCACCTGATCCTCTACGTGCGTGAGGTCTACCCGGTGGGCATCTTCCAGAAGCGTAAGAAGTACAATGTGCCTGTCCAG ATGTCCTGTCATCCGGAGCTGAACCAGTATATCCAGGACACATTGCACTGCGTCAAGCCGCTCCTGGAAAAG AATGATGTGGAGAAAGTGGTGGTGGTAATTTTGGACAAGGAGCACCGCCCAGTGGAGAAATTCGTCTTTGAAATCACCCAGCCCCCGCTGCTGTCCATCAG ctCCGACTCCCTGCTATCTCACGTGGAGCAGCTGCTCCGAGCCTTCATCCTGAAGATCAGTGTGTGTGATGCTGTTCTGGACCACAACCCCCCAG GCTGTACCTTCACCGTCTTAGTGCACACGAGAGAAGCTGCCACTCGCAATATGGAGAAGATCCAGGTCATCAAG GACTTCCCCTGGATCCTGGCAGACGAGCAGGATGTCCACATGCACGACCCCCGACTGATACCTCTAAAGACCATGACATCAGACATCTTAAAG ATGCAGCTCTACGTAGAAGAGCGGGCGCATAAAAGCAGCTGA
- the MAD2L2 gene encoding mitotic spindle assembly checkpoint protein MAD2B isoform X2, with protein MTTLTRQDLNFGQVVADVLCEFLEVAVHLILYVREVYPVGIFQKRKKYNVPVQMSCHPELNQYIQDTLHCVKPLLEKNDVEKVVVVILDKEHRPVEKFVFEITQPPLLSIRLYLHRLSAHERSCHSQYGEDPGHQGLPLDPGRRAGCPHARPPTDTSKDHDIRHLKDAALRRRAGA; from the exons ATGACCACGCTCACTCGACAGGACCTCAACTTTGGTCAAG TGGTGGCCGATGTGCTCTGCGAGTTCCTGGAGGTGGCGGTGCACCTGATCCTCTACGTGCGTGAGGTCTACCCGGTGGGCATCTTCCAGAAGCGTAAGAAGTACAATGTGCCTGTCCAG ATGTCCTGTCATCCGGAGCTGAACCAGTATATCCAGGACACATTGCACTGCGTCAAGCCGCTCCTGGAAAAG AATGATGTGGAGAAAGTGGTGGTGGTAATTTTGGACAAGGAGCACCGCCCAGTGGAGAAATTCGTCTTTGAAATCACCCAGCCCCCGCTGCTGTCCATCAG GCTGTACCTTCACCGTCTTAGTGCACACGAGAGAAGCTGCCACTCGCAATATGGAGAAGATCCAGGTCATCAAG GACTTCCCCTGGATCCTGGCAGACGAGCAGGATGTCCACATGCACGACCCCCGACTGATACCTCTAAAGACCATGACATCAGACATCTTAAAG ATGCAGCTCTACGTAGAAGAGCGGGCGCATAA
- the FBXO6 gene encoding F-box only protein 6, translated as MALVSINQLPENILLEVFMHVPARQLLRNCRPVCCLWRDLIDLVSLWKRKCLREGYVTEDWDQPVADWKVFYFLCSLRRNLLRNPCAEEDMRSWNIDSNGGDQWKVESLPGAHGIDFPDSKVKKYFVTSYDMCLKSQLIDLKAEGYWEELLDKFRPDIEVKDWFAARADCGCTYHIRVKLTSADYLVLASFEPPPVTIHQWNDAKWTEVSHTFSDYPPGVRHILFQHGGKDTQFWAGWYGPRVTNSSVVISHRVTRNPPPAVAQP; from the exons ATGGCCCTGGTCAGCATCAACCAGCTGCCCGAGAACATCCTGCTGGAGGTGTTCATGCACGTGCCCGCCCGCCAGCTGCTGCGGAACTGCCGCCCCGTGTGCTGCCTCTGGCGTGACCTCATTGACCTCGTGTCCCTCTGGAAGCGCAAGTGCCTGCGGGAGGGCTACGTCACCGAGGACTGGGACCAGCCTGTGGCCGACTGGAAGGTCTTCTACTTTCTGTGCAGTCTCCGCAGGAACCTGCTGCGCAACCCGTGTGCTGAAG AGGATATGAGATCCTGGAATATTGACTCCAACGGAGGGGACCAGTGGAAGGTGGAGAGCCTCCCTGGAGCACATGGCATAGACTTTCCTGACTCCAAAGTCAAGAAATACTTTGTCACGTCTTATGA CATGTGTCTCAAGTCCCAGCTGATAGACCTCAAAGCCGAGGGCTACTGGGAGGAGCTACTGGACAAGTTTCGGCCAGACATCGAGGTTAAGGATTG GTTCGCCGCCAGAGCAGACTGTGGCTGCACCTACCACATCCGAGTAAAGCTGACCTCAGCCGACTACCTCGTCCTGGCCTCCTTCGAGCCCCCACCCGTGACCATCCACCAGTGGAATGATGCCAAGTGGACAGAG gttTCCCACACCTTCTCAGATTACCCTCCAGGTGTCCGCCACATCCTCTTTCAGCATGGGGGCAAGGACACCCAGTTCTGGGCAGGCTGGTATGGGCCCCGCGTCACCAACAGCAGCGTCGTCATCAGCCACAGGGTGACCAGGAACCCGCCCCCCGCCGTGGCGCAGCCCTAG
- the LOC136168376 gene encoding F-box only protein 44 isoform X2: MAVGNINELPENILLELFTHVPARQLLLRCRLVCSLWRDLIDLVTLWKRKCLREGFITEDWDQPVADWKVFYFLRSLRRNLLHNPCAEEGFEFWSLDVNGGDEWKVEDLSKDQRKEFPNDQSQVVDLKAEGYWEELMDTTRPDIEVKDWFAARPDCGSKYQLCVQLLSSAHAPLGTFQPDPAMIQQKSDAKWREVSHTFSNYPPGVRYIWFQHGGVDTHYWAGWYGPRVTNSSITIGPSLP; this comes from the exons ATGGCGGTGGGGAACATCAACGAACTGCCGGAGAACATCCTACTCGAGTTGTTCACACACGTGCCCGCCCGCCAGCTGCTGCTGCGCTGCCGCCTGGTCTGTAGCCTCTGGCGGGACCTCATCGACCTCGTGACCCTCTGGAAGCGCAAGTGCCTGCGCGAGGGTTTCATTACCGAGGACTGGGACCAGCCCGTGGCCGACTGGAAGGTCTTTTACTTCCTCCGCAGCCTCCGCAGGAACCTCCTGCATAACCCATGTGCTGAAG AGGGCTTTGAATTCTGGAGCCTGGACGTGAATGGAGGTGATGAGTGGAAGGTGGAAGATCTCTCCAAAGACCAGAGGAAGGAATTCCCCAATGACCAG TCCCAGGTGGTGGATCTCAAGGCCGAAGGGTACTGGGAGGAGCTGATGGACACCACACGGCCAGATATCGAGGTCAAGGACTG GTTTGCAGCCAGGCCAGACTGCGGGTCCAAGTACCAGCTGTGTGTTCAGCTCCTGTCGTCAGCACACGCACCTCTGGGGACCTTCCAGCCAGACCCAGCAATGATCCAGCAGAAGAGCGATGCCAAGTGGAGGGAG gtctcccacactttCTCCAACTATCCGCCCGGTGTCCGCTACATCTGGTTTCAGCACGGCGGCGTGGACACTCACTACTGGGCCGGCTGGTACGGCCCGAGGGTCACCAACAGCAGCATCACCATCGGGCCCTCACTGCCATGA
- the LOC136168376 gene encoding F-box only protein 44 isoform X1, whose protein sequence is MAVGNINELPENILLELFTHVPARQLLLRCRLVCSLWRDLIDLVTLWKRKCLREGFITEDWDQPVADWKVFYFLRSLRRNLLHNPCAEEGFEFWSLDVNGGDEWKVEDLSKDQRKEFPNDQVKKYFVTSYYTCLKSQVVDLKAEGYWEELMDTTRPDIEVKDWFAARPDCGSKYQLCVQLLSSAHAPLGTFQPDPAMIQQKSDAKWREVSHTFSNYPPGVRYIWFQHGGVDTHYWAGWYGPRVTNSSITIGPSLP, encoded by the exons ATGGCGGTGGGGAACATCAACGAACTGCCGGAGAACATCCTACTCGAGTTGTTCACACACGTGCCCGCCCGCCAGCTGCTGCTGCGCTGCCGCCTGGTCTGTAGCCTCTGGCGGGACCTCATCGACCTCGTGACCCTCTGGAAGCGCAAGTGCCTGCGCGAGGGTTTCATTACCGAGGACTGGGACCAGCCCGTGGCCGACTGGAAGGTCTTTTACTTCCTCCGCAGCCTCCGCAGGAACCTCCTGCATAACCCATGTGCTGAAG AGGGCTTTGAATTCTGGAGCCTGGACGTGAATGGAGGTGATGAGTGGAAGGTGGAAGATCTCTCCAAAGACCAGAGGAAGGAATTCCCCAATGACCAGGTCAAGAAATACTTCGTGACTTCTTATTA CACCTGCCTCAAGTCCCAGGTGGTGGATCTCAAGGCCGAAGGGTACTGGGAGGAGCTGATGGACACCACACGGCCAGATATCGAGGTCAAGGACTG GTTTGCAGCCAGGCCAGACTGCGGGTCCAAGTACCAGCTGTGTGTTCAGCTCCTGTCGTCAGCACACGCACCTCTGGGGACCTTCCAGCCAGACCCAGCAATGATCCAGCAGAAGAGCGATGCCAAGTGGAGGGAG gtctcccacactttCTCCAACTATCCGCCCGGTGTCCGCTACATCTGGTTTCAGCACGGCGGCGTGGACACTCACTACTGGGCCGGCTGGTACGGCCCGAGGGTCACCAACAGCAGCATCACCATCGGGCCCTCACTGCCATGA